Below is a window of Clostridium sp. JN-1 DNA.
AGTACATTATCAAGACTCATTGTTGCATCTGCTACTACTATACTTAGTATTGCACTCATAACATTATTAGATGAATTTACATGAGATTTATTTTCTTCATTACTACTTGGTTTTATAAAATCCCATGTTATCTTTATGAGAAGTAATCCACCAACTAACTTTATTGGAAGCCATTGAATCATAAGTATATATGATACAAAGCATGTAAAGATAATCCTCAGCAGAACTGCTGCAAATACACCTATAGCTGAAACTAGTTTTGCATGTTTTGGAGGTAAATTTTTAGTAGCTAATGCAATTACTCCTACATTATCTCCACTTAAAACTATATCTAGTAAAGTAATTTGTAGAACCCCTATAACTGAATTTATTAAAGAATCCATATTGTCATCACTCCAATTTAAAAAAATATAAGATATTAAAATAAGAGGTAAGTTAACTTGCTTAATATAATATACTTTACCACATAATAATTAAAATATCAATTACATTTTGTGGCAACAATATACATTTATATAATATATGAAGTTTTATTCGTATGTTATGATATCATAAAAAAATAAATTTATGTTATAATGAAACGATGTTTTAGAATGTATTCAAATTTAATCAGACAAATATGAGGTGAAAAGTGATACATTAAAAGAGAATATTACTATTTCCTGTCTTTGATTATTTAAAAATATGTGACATAATTACAAATGGAGGATTCAATGAATAAGCAGATGATTATAAGAATTTTGAAAAAGATAATGTTAGTTATTAAGATGAATTTTGATGTAATATTATTCTTTATTGTATTTTATATCAAGATAATGAATTTTGGTAATCAAATAAATCCAGTGTATTTTTACTATAAAGATATCTTTGTTCCAGTTGTTTCATCAATACTTATAATTATGAGCATAAGTTTTATATTTAGGGACAAAAGATATATTGTATTATATATTTTAGATGTAATATTTACAATATTTATAATTGGAGATTTGCTTTTTTATTATAAATATGATGGGCTGATAACTGATGTATCCATAAAGTATATATTTTCAAATGGTTTTAAATTTAAATATTTGTTGAATAGTCAAATGATTTATAAATGTATACCTTATATGATAGATTTATTGATTATACTTGTGATACTGCACTTATTTCTAGTACATAAAAATATATACAAGAGTTTTAAATATAACTTTTTTATGTTTTTGCTTTTCTTAGGCATTGGAATTATTTTAGATATGCCTCAAATAGAGAAAATATCAATAGATCAACCTCAGCTTATAAATACAATGAGCAATAAGGTATATATTGCTAGAAATCTTGGATGTATAAATTTTCACTTAATAGATACATTTAATTTTATAAATAACAATAAAGATAGTTTGAAAGGTATATCCGATGAAGAAAAAAAAGAAGTGTTTACTTTTTTAGACAATAAAAATAATCAAAGCAGTCAAATAAAAAAGTTAAATGGCTGTGGAAAAGATAAAAACTTGATTATAATACAAGTAGAATCACTACAGCAATTTGTAATCAATAAAAAAGTAAATGGACAAGACATTACTCCAAACTTAAATAAATGGATAAATCAAAGTATGTATTTTGATAATTTTTATTTTCAAACGTGTGTAGGAAATACTTCTGATGCCGAATTTATCATAAATAATTCTATGTATCCTTCAAATATGTCGCCAGTTTACTATACTTATAGTGCTAACAAATTGGATTCACTCCCAAGTAAAATGAAAGAAAAGGGTTACCATACTGCAGTTTTTCATGGACACATGGAAGACTTTTGGAACAGACCACTTATGTACAAAAGTGAGGGATTTGATAAGTATTATGGTGAAAAAAGCTTTAACATGGATGAAGAGATAGGTATGGGATTAAGTGATAAATCTTTTTTTAATCAAACTTTGGATAGGTTAAAAGATTTAAAGCAGCCTTATTATTCTTTTGTAATAACTTTAAGCAGTCACTATCCATTTAAAGATAAAAACAATGAATTTGGCAATTTTGATGTTGGAAACTATAAAGGTACATTTTTAGGAGATTATTTTAATGCAATTCACTATACGGATAAACAAATTGGAATGTTTTTAGATAAACTTCAAAAAGAAGGGATTATGCAAAATTCGATTATAGTGTTGTATGGCGATCACAATGCTATAGGTGACAATAATATAAATCAATTATATAGTTTCTTAGGAGAGAAAAATATAAATGAATTTGATAAATTTAATCTTGAAAAAGTACCTATGTTTATACATTTTCCAAATTCTGAATTTAAGGGCGTAAATCATAGGTATTGTGGTCAAATGGATATTTACCCGACACTGTCAAATATATTTGATTTAAAAGCTAAATTTGTATTTGGAAGAGACTTATTCAATACAAGTGAACAAAAAGTTATATTCAAGAATGGAGCTTTTATAAAAGATAATATTTTATATATTCCGTGGGTTAATAGTTATTATGATTTAAAAACAGGTAAAAAAGTAAATGAAACACAAAACTTAAAAAAAGATAAAAATGATGCTGCGAAAGAACTTAATTATTCTGATGATATTTTAGAACATAATTTACTAAAAAACTTAAATACTAAATAGCTGATTTAAAAAACTAGGGAAAAGGGGAATTAGAATGATTGTATTAAGTGCTTTAGAAAGTATCTTAAGTATAATAATAATGATTACTATAGGATGTATACTTACATATAAAAAGTGGTTTGATGAAAAGACAGCAGCAATTTTTGCAAAAGTTGTATGTGGATTATCACTACCTTGTCTTATGATATCTAATATTATAGGTAATTTTGACAGAAACAAATTAGTTCATTTGGGTAAGGGTGTTATAATTCCCTTTTCGTCTATGGCTGTAACATATTTAATAGCTATTGTCGTTTCAAAAGTTATTAGGGTTAAAAAAGGTAGAATAGGAACTTTTAGGTCAATGTTTTTTGTATCAAATTCAATATTTATAGGACTTCCAGTAAATATGGCATTGTTTGGAACTAAAAGCATACCATATGTGCTTATCTATTACATAGCCAATACTACATTCTTTTGGACTATAGGTAGTTATGGAATTTGTATGGATGGAGAAAATCATCAAGGCAAACATCCAGGTATGTTTTCTAAAGAAACCTTAAAAAGGATATTTTCTCCGCCGCTTCTAGGCTTTATAGCAGCTATAATACTTATAATCCTTAATATACATGTGCCTAAATTTATTTTAGATACATGTAATTATTTTGGAAACTTGACTACGCCGCTGTCAATGTTATTCATAGGAATAACATTGTATTCTTTTAGATCCGAAAAAGTAAAAGTAGATAAGGACATGGTAGCAGTACTTGTTGGAAGATTTTTAATTTCTCCACTTTTAATATTTATAGCAGCTTATTACTGGCCTATACCTATCTTAATGAAGAAGGTATTTGTTATACAAGCGGCTATGCCGGTTATGACTAATACAGCTATAGTTGCAAAAAGTTATAATGCTGATTACAAATATGCTACTGTTATGACTGTAGTTACAACTGTGCTAAGTGCTGTAGTTATACCATTATACATGATGATATTAGGGTAGAATATAAATAATTAGAATCAAAATTATGGATGATATACTGATGATTTTGGAATATAATTATTAATA
It encodes the following:
- a CDS encoding TerC family protein, which codes for MDSLINSVIGVLQITLLDIVLSGDNVGVIALATKNLPPKHAKLVSAIGVFAAVLLRIIFTCFVSYILMIQWLPIKLVGGLLLIKITWDFIKPSSNEENKSHVNSSNNVMSAILSIVVADATMSLDNVLAIAGAANGNVVLIIFGLLLNIPIIFFGSQYVAKLMQKYPIVIYIGGAVLAHTAFKMLLEDNLIASFMPDILELVIPFAAAFITIIYGMYMTNSFKGHNKKNNSYSSR
- a CDS encoding LTA synthase family protein — its product is MNKQMIIRILKKIMLVIKMNFDVILFFIVFYIKIMNFGNQINPVYFYYKDIFVPVVSSILIIMSISFIFRDKRYIVLYILDVIFTIFIIGDLLFYYKYDGLITDVSIKYIFSNGFKFKYLLNSQMIYKCIPYMIDLLIILVILHLFLVHKNIYKSFKYNFFMFLLFLGIGIILDMPQIEKISIDQPQLINTMSNKVYIARNLGCINFHLIDTFNFINNNKDSLKGISDEEKKEVFTFLDNKNNQSSQIKKLNGCGKDKNLIIIQVESLQQFVINKKVNGQDITPNLNKWINQSMYFDNFYFQTCVGNTSDAEFIINNSMYPSNMSPVYYTYSANKLDSLPSKMKEKGYHTAVFHGHMEDFWNRPLMYKSEGFDKYYGEKSFNMDEEIGMGLSDKSFFNQTLDRLKDLKQPYYSFVITLSSHYPFKDKNNEFGNFDVGNYKGTFLGDYFNAIHYTDKQIGMFLDKLQKEGIMQNSIIVLYGDHNAIGDNNINQLYSFLGEKNINEFDKFNLEKVPMFIHFPNSEFKGVNHRYCGQMDIYPTLSNIFDLKAKFVFGRDLFNTSEQKVIFKNGAFIKDNILYIPWVNSYYDLKTGKKVNETQNLKKDKNDAAKELNYSDDILEHNLLKNLNTK
- a CDS encoding AEC family transporter, with the translated sequence MIVLSALESILSIIIMITIGCILTYKKWFDEKTAAIFAKVVCGLSLPCLMISNIIGNFDRNKLVHLGKGVIIPFSSMAVTYLIAIVVSKVIRVKKGRIGTFRSMFFVSNSIFIGLPVNMALFGTKSIPYVLIYYIANTTFFWTIGSYGICMDGENHQGKHPGMFSKETLKRIFSPPLLGFIAAIILIILNIHVPKFILDTCNYFGNLTTPLSMLFIGITLYSFRSEKVKVDKDMVAVLVGRFLISPLLIFIAAYYWPIPILMKKVFVIQAAMPVMTNTAIVAKSYNADYKYATVMTVVTTVLSAVVIPLYMMILG